The genomic DNA TTAAATTTAATATTCCAATAAAAACCATTACAAATCCAGATATAGACACTGCAAAAAAAATAAACCAATCTAAAGATTTTTTAAAAGACAAAACAATTTTAATAGCAGAAGACAATACACTAATTAGAATGTTACTAGATGTAGTACTTAAAAAAACGGGAGCACAATTAATATTTGCTAATGATGGTAAAACTGCAGTAGATTTATTTAAAGAAAACCCACACATAGATATTGTTTTATTAGACATTAGAATGCCAAGAATGAGCGGTATAGAAGCTATGGATTTAATATTAAAAGTAAACCCAAAAGCGAAAATAATAATGCAAACCGCACACGCTATGGAAGAAGAAAAAGCTATGTGTTTTGAAAAAGGATGTTCAGATTTTTTAACAAAACCTATAATTAAAGAACATTTACTACAAACTTTAGCAAAATGGGTATAACAATCTAAATACGACAAAAGAAAACAAACACATTACTAGACAATACATTAGCATTAAAAAAACCTCGTTTTAATAAAACTAAAATGAGGTTTTTACATTTTAAATAACCATAAGTATATAGATAGCTGTAACTAATTTTGAGAAGTATTAATAATTTAAGTAGTTTTGTACGCTTGTAAAAAATAAACTAACAAATTAATTTTAGCACAATACTAAAATTATAAACCTGTCCTTTAACAAAATAAAAGGATATAAAACATATAAATTATGGCTTGGTTTAAAAGAAAGACAAAAGGTATTCAAACCTCAACTGAGGAGAAAAAAGATATCCCTAAAGGCTTATGGTATAAGTCACCAACAGGAAAAATTGTAGATTCAGAAGAATTAGCAAAAAACTTTTATGTAAGTCCAGAAGATGGTTACCACGTAAGAATTGGTAGTAAGGAATACTTTGAAATATTATTTGATGATAATAAATTTAAAGAACTAGATGCCAACCTAACATCTAAAGATCCTTTAAAATTTGAAGACACAAAAAAATACCCAGACCGTTTAGTTGCTGCTCAAGAAAAAACACAACTTAAAGATGCTGTACGTTGTGCAGTAGGGAAATCTAAAGGTAAAGACTTAGTAATAGCCTGTATGGATTTTGCTTTTATTGGTGGGTCTATGGGAAGTGTTGTTGGAGAAAAAATAGCACGTGCTGCAGATCATGCTTTAAAAAACAAACTACCATTTATGATTATCTCTAAATCTGGTGGCGCACGTATGATGGAAGCAGCATTATCTTTAATGCAATTAGCAAAAACCTCATCTAAATTAGCGCAATTAGCAGACGAAGGCTTACCATACATCTCGTTATGTACAGATCCTACAACAGGTGGAACAACAGCGTCATTTGCAATGTTAGGAGATATTAATATTGCAGAACCTGGTGCACTAATTGGTTTTGCAGGACCAAGAGTTGTAAGAGACACAACAGGCCAAGAATTACCTGAAGGCTTTCAAACATCAGAATTTTTATTAGATCATGGTTTCTTAGATTTTATCATGCATAGAAAAGAACTTAAAAACAGAGTCAACCAATATATAGACTTAATAATGAATCAGCCTTTAAGAGCTTAATCATAAATTATAATTTTATATAAAACCTTTCAATGTTAAAATTGAAAGGTTTTTTGTTTTAAATAATTAACACTCTTTTAAAAGAAGTAATAATAATGAGAATTTATTCTCAATAAATGTAATATACGAATTTAGCACCTTTAAATCTACAACAAGATTACTACCAAGATATGCCTTTATAAAAGTAAAATATCGATTTTAGTACTTGCAAATTTTTAGTGATTTAAATAACACTTATGCACTCTTTTTAAAAAAAACTTTAAACAGTGTACCTTTATTAACTTCGCTTTCAACTTCAATCTTTCCGCCCATTAATTCAACATGATTTTTTGTTATAAACAAACCAACACCAGTTGCATCTTTGTTATAATGAAATGTTTTATATAATTTAAATAAACTATCACCAAATTTATTTAAATCTATACCCAAACCGTTGTCTTGTATTTTTAAAACATTATACTCACCTTGAATTTCATTTTTTAAAGACACTATTAACTGTCTTTCTTTAGACCTATACTTTATAGCATTTGTTAAAAAATTAAGTATAATACTATCTAAATAAGCAGGAATAGCTTTAACGTTACAATTGTTATTTATATCGTTAATAATTTTACAATTAAAATTTTTAGCTAATGCACTTACATTATAAATTGCCTTATCAACATAGTTACATAAACTAAGTGTTTCTAATTTTTTTTCATTTATTACTCTAATTTTAGAGATTTCTGTTAAATGCTTTACCGTTTCATTTAAATTTAAAACAGAATCTTTTAACATTATAAATTCTTCCTTAGGTTTGATTTCAGGAATATCTTGTTCAACAAAATTCACCAATGTAGATAAATTAGATACGTGAGTTTTAAGATTATGTGTAACAATCTCTGCAAAATCCGTTAAACGTTCGTTTTGGGTTTTTACAATACCTAACATGCTTTTTAGTTTAAGCTCATTTTTAATAACATTTGTTATATCGGTTATTTGAGAGATAAAATACAATGGATTACCTATAGTATCCCTTACTAGTGATACACTAAGCCTTGCCCAAATAACATGACCTTTTTTATGAAAATATCTTTTTTTCATTGTATAATTAGAAATCTCTCCAGATAATAAAGATGCCATTTTATTTAAATCTAATTCTAAATCATCTTTATGAGTAATCTCCTTAAAAGTCATTTTATAAAGCTCCTCTTTGGTATAACCCAAAGTATCTAGCACACTTTGGTTAACTTTTACCCAATCACCTTTTAAACTAACAATAGATATACCTTCTTTTGCTTCGTCAAATATAGTTTTAAAAAGTTCTTTCTGGACATCGTCAATTTTCATATTCATAACAAACACACTTACAAGAATATAAATATAGATTAGAATCTATTAAGTATCAAATAAAACTATAGTTTTACGATAAAATACATGAGAAAATATTAAAAAAAAGGTTTTAGATATATAAATTTAAGAATTCAATAAAAATAACTATATTTGCCGCTCGAAAGATAAGCTTTCGTGTACATAACAATCATTTACAATAATATTAGAATGTATTTAACAAAAGAAAACAAAGAAAAGCTTTTTGCAAAGCACGGTAAAAATGCTCAAGACACTGGTTCTGCCGAAGGTCAAATTGCATTATTCACAGAAAGAATTAACCACTTAACACAGCACTTAAAAACTAATCGTAAAGATTATAACACAGAGCGTTCGTTAGTGAAGTTAGTAGGAAAGCGTCGTGCTTTATTAGACTACTTAACTAAAAAGGATATCTTAAGATATCGTGCGATAGTAAAAGAATTAGGATTAAGAAAATAATCTCAATAAAAAGACCACGCCTAACAGCGTGGTTTTTTGATATATAACAACTCTTTTTGAAGGAGTATAAATTTCAAAATTGAAGAAGCTAATTATAGTTTTTCATTGGTAACAACAACTATTACAACTACTACTACAACAACACAACTACCAATGTTTAACCAAAAAAACCGATGCTAAAAATATCGGTATTAGAATTAAAACTTATTTATGATTCCAAAAGTTTTTAAAGAGGTCATAGACCTAGGTGATGGAAGAGAAATTTCTATCGAAACCGGAAAATTAGCAAAACAGGCACATGGTTCTGTTGTTGTACAATCTGGAAAATGTATGTTATTATGTACAGTTGTTTCCAACTACAAACAAGCAGATGTGGATTTCTTACCACTTACTGTAGATTACAGAGAAAAATTTGCAGCTGCAGGTCGTTATCCCGGAGGTTTCTTTAAAAGAGAAGCAAGACCAAGTGATGGCGAAGTATTAACCATGCGTTTAGTAGATAGAGTATTACGTCCATTATTCCCAAAAGATTACCACTCTGAAACTCAAGTTATGATTCAGTTAATGTCTCATGACGATGACGTTATGCCAGATGCAATGGCAGGTTTAGCTGCTTCTGCTGCTATTCAATTATCAGATTTCCCTTTTGAATGCCCAATTTCTGAAGCAAGAGTTGGTCGCGTAAACGGAGAATTCATTATCAACCCAACACGTGCGCAGTTAGAAGAATCTGATATCGATATGATGATTGGAGCTTCGGCAGATTCTGTTATGATGGTTGAAGGTGAAATGGATGAAATTTCTGAAGAAGAAATGACCGAAGCTATAAAGTTTGCTCATGAAGCCATAAAAGTACAATGTGCTGCTCAAGTAAAATTAGCTGAAGCTTTTGGTAAAAAAGAAACGCGTGAGTACGAACCAGAACGTGAAGATGCAGAATTAGCACAAAAAATTCATGATATGGCGTACGATAAAGTATATGCTGTAGCACAAGCAGGTTCTGCTAAACATGAGCGTAGTGCTGCATTTGCAGAAATTAAAGAAGAAATTAAAGCCACTTTTTCTGAAGAAGAATTAGCAGATTTTGGTGGTTTAGTATCTAAATATTACAGCAAAGCTGAAAAAGCTGCCGTAAGAGATTTAACATTAAACGAAGGTTTACGTCTTGATGGTCGTAAAACTGATGAAATTAGACCAATTTGGTGTGAGGTAGATTACTTACCATCAACTCATGGATCTTCTGTATTTACTCGTGGAGAAACTCAAGCTTTAGCAACAGTAACTTTAGGTACATCTAGAGAAGCAAACCAAATAGATATGCCATCTTACGAAGGTGAAGAGCGTTTCTATTTACACTATAACTTCCCTCCTTTTTCTACAGGTGAAGCAAGACCAATTCGTGGAACATCTCGTAGAGAAGTTGGTCACGGTAACTTAGCACAACGTGCATTAAAAGGTATGGTTCCTGAAGATTGCCCATATACAGTTCGTGTGGTTTCAGAAATTTTAGAATCTAACGGTTCTTCTTCTATGGCAACAGTTTGTGCTGGTACAATGGCAATGATGGATGCAGGTGTACAACTTAAAAAACCAGTTTCTGGTATTGCAATGGGATTAATATCTGATGCAGATTCTGGAAAATACGCTGTATTATCAGATATTTTAGGTGATGAAGATCACTTAGGAGATATGGATTTTAAAGTAACTGGTACTGCAGATGGTATTACAGCTTGCCAAATGGATATTAAAGTAAAAGGATTATCGTACGAAATTCTTGTAAATGCTTTAAAACAAGCACGTGATGGTCGTTTACATATTTTAGATAAAATTACCGAAACTATAGAAACACCAAATGCTGATGTAAAAGATCACGCTCCAACAATGGTTTCTAGACGCATTCCTAATGAATTTATTGGAGCCTTAATTGGTCCTGGTGGAAAAGTAATTCAAGAAATGCAAAAAGAAACAGATACCACTATTGTAATTAACGAAGATCCTGTTACAGAAGAAGGTATTGTTGAAATTTTAGGTGTTGGTAGAAAAGGTATTGATGCTGTTATGGCAAAAATAGATGCTTTACTATTTAAACCTCAAGTTGGTAGCATATACGAAGTAAAAGTAATTAAAATGTTAGATTTTGGTGCTGTTGTAGAATATACTGAAGCTCCAGGAAATGAAGTTTTATTACACGTATCTGAACTTGCTTGGGAACGTACAGAAAACGTTAGCGATGTTGTAAACATGGGTGATGTTTTTGATGTAAAATATTTTGGTATAGACAAACGTACTCGTAAAGAGAAAGTGTCTCGTAAAGCTATTTTACCTAAACCAGAAGGTTTTGTTGAAAGACCTCCAAGAGATGATAAACGCTCTGGTGGACGCGACAATAAAGGTAGAGATAATCGCGGTAGAGATAACCGTCGTGATGACAGAAAACCTAGACAAGATAAGAAGGAAGATTAATTTCTAAACTTACAACGCATAAAACCTCAAATAGAAATTTTCTGTTTGAGGTTTTTTTATTGCTTCACTTTAAACCCTTAAATGTTAAAGTTTGCTTTAATAATCATAAATAAATATTAAAAACAATCTAAACTTTAGTCATGACCGTAACTCTTAAAAAACAAACAGTCAAACTAAAACTTAAGGTTGCTTCATGAAATCAAAAAAAAATACGCTCTCAAAAACATTTCAATCTATTTTAAACCGTTTTCTTATTGACATAAAAGACAAAGAAACGCGTTTAAATCTTTCAGTAATATTTAGTTCCTTTCTTTTAATTGCACTTGGTATTTATTTTTTTAGTGTATTTAGTGGAGATTTATATATGATAAATGAAGAGCATTTAAATTCTTTTTGGGGAAAATTATTTATTACCACAACTACTACTATACTAGTACTTAAAGCATCTATATTTCTTTTTAAACTGTATAGATATTATAAATACAAACCTGTAGATTCTGTTTCTAACGAAGCATTACCAATAATAACAGTAATTGTACCTGCCTATAATGAAGGTAAACAAGTTTGGGATACTTTAATGAGTTTAGCAGAAAGTGACTATCCACAAGAAAAAATAGAAATTTTATCTATAGATGATGGTAGTGAAGATGATACATGGGAATGGATGAAAGATGCTAAAACCAAATTAGGTAATAGAATTTCAATTTTACAACAACCCGAAAACAAAGGAAAACGCCACGCGCTTTACAGAGGCTTTAACTTAGGTATTGGAGAAATATTTGTTACTGTAGATAGTGATTCTATTGTAGAAAAAAACACCTTACGTAATTTAGTAAGTCCGTTTGTAGAGAATGAAGATTGCGGTGCAGTTGCTGGAAACATAAGAGTTTTAAATAATAAAAAGGCTGCTTTACCAAAAATGCTAGACGTAAGTTTTGTATTAAGTTTTGAGTTTGTAAGATCTGCAGAAAGCAGTTTAAACTCTGTACTTTGTACTCCAGGAGCTTTAGCCGCATATAGAAGCACTGCTGTGCATAAATGTTTACCAGAATGGATTAACCAAACCTTTATGGGAAAACCATCAGATATAGGAGAAGACAGAGCAATTACAAACATGATTTTAAAGCAAGGTAAGCATGTATTATTTCAAAAAAATGCTGTCGCTTATACAAATGTACCAGAAGAATATACTGGTTTATATAAAATGTTTATTAGATGGGGACGAAGTAATGTGAGAGAAAACCTTTCTATGGCTCAATATGTATTTACAAATTTTAGAAAAAGTAAAAAATCCGGAACTAGAATATTATTTATAAGCCAATTTTTAGAGATGTTATTAAGTTTTCCTTTTCTTATAATTATGCTTTTATTTGTAGCAACACATCCTTTACTATTTTTAGGTTCAACTTTCTTAAGCATTTTAGTATTATCTAGTTTCTCTGTAATATTTTATGCATACCGTTATACAATTTCAGAATCTATATGGGCATATTCATATAGCATATTATATACTTTTGGATTATTCTGGATAACACCGTACGCTATTGCTACAGCAAGTAGAAGAGGTTGGTTAACTCGTGGTTTAGCAGAAAAAAAATAAACTTATACTTAATTATAAAATAAAAAAATGCAGTCTCTATTTTAAAATAGAGACTGCATTTTTTTATATAAAAACTTAAAGTACACGCAACCTTTTGTTTTTTATGGGACTATAGAGAAAGAAACAATTTAAAGTTATGAAAAATATAAAGCAATTTTTAATCTATTTATTATTTATAATAACAAGCTCTTGCACAAGTGAAATTGAGACATTAGAAAATAGTAATAACACAAACAATTTGGTAAACTATATATATAAAACTTATAATACAAATAATGGTCAAGTTTTAGATTCTATAAATTTCTTAATTCAAGAAAATAAAATTCTCTCATCTATTAAACATAATTCACTAACTTCTAATATTTATAAAACAACTTATCATTATCAAAATGAAAATCTTATAGAAATTAAATCTTATTTGAATAATTCATTAGATGTTATAACTACTTTTTCTTATGATTTTAATGGTAATTTGACTCAATATTTAAAAGAAAATATTAACACGATAAACCAAAATTCACAATTTACTAAGCACGATTTTATACATGATATAGATACTATTTTCTCTACAACAAAATTTAGTTTAGATGGTGTAAACTTCAGTAATTCACAAAGCGAATATAAAATTGTAATAGATAATGATAATAATAGAATTTATTTCGAAGATAAAGATAATATTAACAATGAAACCACATATAAAATTAGTACTTATGATGCCAATAATAATTTAGAACTTGAAGAAGAATATTTAAGCTTAGAAAATCAAGAAAACACATTAAATTATTATTTAAACCACAATTATAACAGTGGAAGCAACCTATTCTACAAGGTGAATAAAAATACATATAGCAAAAAAACTTTAATGCTTTTATACCACCTTCAAAGTAATGCTATTAACAATATTAATTCAAAAAGTATTTCTCCAAATACTTTAAGTCAATTTTCAACAAGTTTTGGAAATAGTGCTTTTAATTTTCAAATAAATAACACTACAAACAATGATAATCAAACTATATTCAGTGATTTCAAAACACTTATTAGTAACGAACTAATTAGTCATTTTAGTCAGGAGTTTATTTTTGACTAAACATATTTAATCAGCTCTATGATATTAATTTTAAGATATATTTATATAAGTAAAAAAAGTAATGGTAAATACAACAGAGAACCTTACTAAATAAAAACATTTTTGGATTTAGAAAAACTCATAAAAGCTTGTAAAAAAAACAACCTAAAAGCTCAAAGTGAATTATACAGTAAGTATAAAGATTCACTGTATCTTCTTTGCTTAAAGTATTGTAAAAATGTAGAAGAAGCAGAAGACAATCTTCAAGACTCTTTTATATCAATTTTTAAAAGCATAAAAAAATATAATAATAAAGGGTCTTTTGAAGGCTGGATGAAACGTATTACAATAAATAAAGCAATAGACAAATACAAAAAAGAAAGCTTTATTAATGTTATTATTAATAATGACTTATTAAAAGACGATATCGTAGAGGTAGAACCTATATCATTATCTCTAGACGAATTATTAGAAGCAATACAAGAATTGCCTACAAGATATAGACTCGTTTTTAATTTATACGAATTAGACAATTTCACGCATCAAGAAATAGCACAGCTATTATCTATATCTGTAGGTACTTCAAAATCCAATTTACATAGAGCAAAATCATTGCTTAGAGATAACATTAATAAAAAGAGCAATAATAAATTAAACAAAAAATCTAATGGAAACTAACAAAGACGTAGGTTCTCAAATAAACGAGCTCTTAAAAAAGCATAAAGTTTCCCCTAACAACAATGTTTGGGAACAATTAGAGATAGGATTAAAAGAAAAAAGAAAAAAAAGAAGAGTTTTAATATTATGGTTATTTTCTGGGTCTGCGATTTTAATAATTAGTAGCATGTTAATATTTAATAATTTTAGTAATACAAAAAGTAATAATAACAGTTCCATACAAGTTATTAGAAAAGAAAACTTACAGAATATAAATATTAAGACAGAACAAAAAATTAATACTCAAAGCGCTC from Lacinutrix sp. 5H-3-7-4 includes the following:
- a CDS encoding RNA polymerase sigma factor, whose amino-acid sequence is MDLEKLIKACKKNNLKAQSELYSKYKDSLYLLCLKYCKNVEEAEDNLQDSFISIFKSIKKYNNKGSFEGWMKRITINKAIDKYKKESFINVIINNDLLKDDIVEVEPISLSLDELLEAIQELPTRYRLVFNLYELDNFTHQEIAQLLSISVGTSKSNLHRAKSLLRDNINKKSNNKLNKKSNGN
- a CDS encoding PAS domain S-box protein, yielding MNMKIDDVQKELFKTIFDEAKEGISIVSLKGDWVKVNQSVLDTLGYTKEELYKMTFKEITHKDDLELDLNKMASLLSGEISNYTMKKRYFHKKGHVIWARLSVSLVRDTIGNPLYFISQITDITNVIKNELKLKSMLGIVKTQNERLTDFAEIVTHNLKTHVSNLSTLVNFVEQDIPEIKPKEEFIMLKDSVLNLNETVKHLTEISKIRVINEKKLETLSLCNYVDKAIYNVSALAKNFNCKIINDINNNCNVKAIPAYLDSIILNFLTNAIKYRSKERQLIVSLKNEIQGEYNVLKIQDNGLGIDLNKFGDSLFKLYKTFHYNKDATGVGLFITKNHVELMGGKIEVESEVNKGTLFKVFFKKSA
- a CDS encoding glycosyltransferase family 2 protein; the protein is MKSKKNTLSKTFQSILNRFLIDIKDKETRLNLSVIFSSFLLIALGIYFFSVFSGDLYMINEEHLNSFWGKLFITTTTTILVLKASIFLFKLYRYYKYKPVDSVSNEALPIITVIVPAYNEGKQVWDTLMSLAESDYPQEKIEILSIDDGSEDDTWEWMKDAKTKLGNRISILQQPENKGKRHALYRGFNLGIGEIFVTVDSDSIVEKNTLRNLVSPFVENEDCGAVAGNIRVLNNKKAALPKMLDVSFVLSFEFVRSAESSLNSVLCTPGALAAYRSTAVHKCLPEWINQTFMGKPSDIGEDRAITNMILKQGKHVLFQKNAVAYTNVPEEYTGLYKMFIRWGRSNVRENLSMAQYVFTNFRKSKKSGTRILFISQFLEMLLSFPFLIIMLLFVATHPLLFLGSTFLSILVLSSFSVIFYAYRYTISESIWAYSYSILYTFGLFWITPYAIATASRRGWLTRGLAEKK
- the rpsO gene encoding 30S ribosomal protein S15, encoding MYLTKENKEKLFAKHGKNAQDTGSAEGQIALFTERINHLTQHLKTNRKDYNTERSLVKLVGKRRALLDYLTKKDILRYRAIVKELGLRK
- the accD gene encoding acetyl-CoA carboxylase, carboxyltransferase subunit beta; translated protein: MAWFKRKTKGIQTSTEEKKDIPKGLWYKSPTGKIVDSEELAKNFYVSPEDGYHVRIGSKEYFEILFDDNKFKELDANLTSKDPLKFEDTKKYPDRLVAAQEKTQLKDAVRCAVGKSKGKDLVIACMDFAFIGGSMGSVVGEKIARAADHALKNKLPFMIISKSGGARMMEAALSLMQLAKTSSKLAQLADEGLPYISLCTDPTTGGTTASFAMLGDINIAEPGALIGFAGPRVVRDTTGQELPEGFQTSEFLLDHGFLDFIMHRKELKNRVNQYIDLIMNQPLRA
- a CDS encoding polyribonucleotide nucleotidyltransferase; the protein is MIPKVFKEVIDLGDGREISIETGKLAKQAHGSVVVQSGKCMLLCTVVSNYKQADVDFLPLTVDYREKFAAAGRYPGGFFKREARPSDGEVLTMRLVDRVLRPLFPKDYHSETQVMIQLMSHDDDVMPDAMAGLAASAAIQLSDFPFECPISEARVGRVNGEFIINPTRAQLEESDIDMMIGASADSVMMVEGEMDEISEEEMTEAIKFAHEAIKVQCAAQVKLAEAFGKKETREYEPEREDAELAQKIHDMAYDKVYAVAQAGSAKHERSAAFAEIKEEIKATFSEEELADFGGLVSKYYSKAEKAAVRDLTLNEGLRLDGRKTDEIRPIWCEVDYLPSTHGSSVFTRGETQALATVTLGTSREANQIDMPSYEGEERFYLHYNFPPFSTGEARPIRGTSRREVGHGNLAQRALKGMVPEDCPYTVRVVSEILESNGSSSMATVCAGTMAMMDAGVQLKKPVSGIAMGLISDADSGKYAVLSDILGDEDHLGDMDFKVTGTADGITACQMDIKVKGLSYEILVNALKQARDGRLHILDKITETIETPNADVKDHAPTMVSRRIPNEFIGALIGPGGKVIQEMQKETDTTIVINEDPVTEEGIVEILGVGRKGIDAVMAKIDALLFKPQVGSIYEVKVIKMLDFGAVVEYTEAPGNEVLLHVSELAWERTENVSDVVNMGDVFDVKYFGIDKRTRKEKVSRKAILPKPEGFVERPPRDDKRSGGRDNKGRDNRGRDNRRDDRKPRQDKKED